A section of the Lampris incognitus isolate fLamInc1 chromosome 8, fLamInc1.hap2, whole genome shotgun sequence genome encodes:
- the scaf4a gene encoding SR-related and CTD-associated factor 4: MEAVNAFNHELFSLMDSKPPISRAKMISITKSAIKAMKLYKHVVQIVEKFIKKCKPEYKVAGLYVVDSIVRQSRHQFGPDKDVFGPRFTKNINGTFENLCLCPVEDRSKIVRVLNLWQKNGVFKIEVIQPLLDMAAGSSSAGTALASADEPGSPPSPAKEQAPAVTANSTMTAVPQLQNSDAFAAVAQLFQTSQGQQLQQMLQNFQQQPVKPQPQTDTQPPPTHHLQTQAQSVASDPGVGAPCLPVSTTPTQQQKTAFDKKLLDRFDYDDEPEGGEESKKDETSLSQPSFMQQPPAFPPHMEHFNTQMIPMTQDPSQQGSLPPNGQLQGYGLPSGQGFPGMMPPLGQAPPGHPGSAGAPGFPGVYPAHNTAQQQQQQDISVEMDRSSVRDGRHGGRSHSGSRSPKRRRSRSNSRTRRSRHRRSRSRSRERRHHTPRSRSQERREREKERERRQKGLPQPKSDTLSVCSTTLWVGQLDKRTQQQDVACLLEEYGQIDSINMIPPRGCAYIVMVHRQDAFRALQKLSRGTYKVNQKAIKIAWALNKGIKPEYKQYWDVELGVTYIPWSKVKEDQLEELREGGILDMETLSPEWRGVINNLDNSEELAHNGRSEQQQPQEVQGLPVTPTPAPPAQVPPVQQPMVGVGSLQPPVFPGPMGMPPPSFPPGVPLPPFMRPGFNPMQMPPGFPPPGAMPLGPPPPSKGASEDQSPDPAGLGNRQNEEGLDGPSLFNSQMGPMGNQMSGPPPGNVQPPSGGLLGARPGIIPLQRPPVLPPPHMQRFPPPHGPRPPHPSMPPVPPQMMHRGPHPQMMHHDAPPPPGGFGIPPPHTMRAPFPPPGPPPSGPLASGPLASGPLASGPLTSGPLASGPLTSGPLALGPRAPGSHPPGPHPHSSHPPGPPGPHPPGPPGPRPPGPHPLPFIRPAAPRGMDGPEETDSRLFRGERPGFRERDPERDWDRERDRERDRERDRGFGGGRRLFGDGGRGGGVGGGGSDRMDGRERLGGWQDDCGDHRGGGWERDRDRDRDRDRDRDRDRDRDRDRDRDRDRDRDRDRDRDRDPDRDRERDRERDRRDWRERRSSQEADRERGRGSEEGVRERERSRGEIGSRERGRGTEGRGTEGRGTEGRGTEGRDGDRPRRSERRERSTRWDRDDRLAELENMDRVQNADRTTEPPRGTPTLTAGPGKEPSEDPPTGVSQKKTEPSAPLPEVTTAAAAEPASSEPPPSTPNEPIEMAQEAES; encoded by the exons AGTAAGATTGTGCGGGTTTTGAATCTGTGGCAGAAGAATGGCGTGTTCAAAATTGAGGTGATTCAGCCTCTTTTGGACATGGCGGCAGGATCCAGCAGCGCTGGTACAGCTCTCGCAAGCGCAGATGAGCCAG GTTCTCCTCCATCTCCAGCCAAAGAGCAAGCCCCCGCCGTAACGGCGAACTCCACCATGACAGCTGTCCCTCAGCTCCAAAACTCTGACGCTTTTGCTGCCGTGGCACAACTCTTCCAGACTTCACAGGGTCAACAG CTTCAACAGATGCTGCAGAACTTTCAGCAACAGCCAGTGAAGCCCCAGCCCCAGACCGACACACAGCCCCCCCCTACACATCACCTCCAGACCCAGGCTCAGAGTGTCGCCTCTGACCCGGGCGTCGGCGCCCCGTGTCTTCCAGTGTCCACGACCCCGACTCAACAACAGAAGACGGCCTTTGACAAG AAATTACTTGACCGCTTCGACTATGACGACGAGCCAGAAGGTGGAGAGGAGTCCAAGAAGGATGAGACGTCATTGTCCCAGCCCTCTTT TATGCAGCAGCCTCCGGCCTTCCCTCCGCACATGGAGCACTTTAACACACAAATGATCCCCATGACACAAGACCCCTCACAGCAG GGTTCTCTCCCACCTAATGGCCAACTCCAGGGTTATGGGCTGCCATCTGGACAGGGCTTTCCAGGGATGATGCCTCCTCTGGGGCAGGCTCCGCCAGGTCATCCCGGCTCAGCTGGAGCCCCAGGGTTCCCAGGAGTATACCCCGCTCACAATACAGCccagcaacagcaacagcag GATATTTCTGTGGAAATGGATCGTTCATCGGTGAGAGATGGCAGACATGGTGGAAGGTCACACTCGGGCTCCAG GTCCCCGAAGAGGAGACGGTCACGGTCAAACTCCCGCACACGACGATCCCGACACAGGCGATCCCGCTCACGCTCCAGGGAGCGGCGTCACCATACCCCTCGCTCCCGCTCGCAGGAGcgcagggagagggagaaagagagggagcggcggcagAAAGGGCTCCCGCAGCCTAAAAGCGATACACTGAGTG TGTGCAGCACGACTCTCTGGGTGGGGCAGTTGGATAAGAGAACGCAACAGCAGGACGTTGCCTGTCTGCTGGAGGAGTATGGGCAGATTGACTCGATCAAC ATGATTCCACCGCGGGGCTGTGCCTACATTGTCATGGTGCACAGGCAGGATGCCTTCAGGGCTCTGCAGAAGCTCAGCAGAGGCACCTATAAGGTCAATCAGAAAGCCATCAAG ATTGCATGGGCATTGAACAAGGGCATAAAACCAGAGTATAAGCAGTACTGGGATGTTGAGCTAGGCGTCACGTACATACCTTGGTCCAAGGTCAAAGAAGACCAGCTGGAAGAGCTTAGAGAGGGAGGAATATTGGACATGGAAACTTTATCACCAG AGTGGAGAGGAGTGATAAACAATCTGGATAACTCGGAGGAGCTTGCCCACAACGGCCGCTCTGAGCAACAGCAGCCTCAGGAGGTGCAAGGTTTACCTGTGACCCCCACCCCTGCACCCCCTGCACAG GTTCCTCCAGTGCAGCAGCCAATGGTTGGTGTGGGTTCTCTTCAGCCTCCAGTGTTCCCTGGTCCCATGGGCATGCCTCCACCTTCCTTCCCCCCTGGTGTGCCCCTTCCTCCCTTCATGAGACCTGGCTTCAATCCCATGCAGATGCCACCAG GTTTCCCTCCCCCAGGTGCCATGCCCCTCGGCCCGCCGCCTCCTTCAAAAGGTGCATCCGAGGATCAGTCTCCAGATCCAGCAGGCCTGGGCAACAGACAAAATGAGGAGGGCCTTGATGGGCCCAGCCTCTTCAACAGCCAAATGGGACCCATGG GTAACCAGATGAGTGGACCTCCACCAGGGAACGTCCAACCCCCATCTGGAGGCCTGCTTGGGGCACGGCCTGGTATAATTCCCCTCCAGCGGCCCCCAGTTCTTCCCCCTCCACACATGCAGCGTTTCCCCCCGCCCCACGGCCCGCGACCACCTCACCCCAGTATGCCCCCTGTGCCCCCTCAGATGATGCACCGGGGGCCCCACCCTCAAATGATGCACCATGATGCTCCTCCACCTCCAGGGGGTTTTGGGATTCCCCCTCCCCACACCATGAGGGCTCCCTTCCCTCCCCCTGGCCCTCCTCCCTCTGGCCCTCTTGCCTCTGGCCCTCTTGCCTCTGGCCCTCTTGCCTCTGGCCCTCTTACCTCTGGCCCTCTTGCCTCTGGCCCTCTTACCTCTGGCCCTCTTGCCTTGGGCCCTCGTGCCCCAGGCTCTCATCCCCCTGGTCCTCATCCCCACAGCTCTCATCCCCCCGGCCCCCCTGGTCCTCATCCCCCCGGCCCCCCTGGTCCTCGTCCCCCTGGCCCTCATCCCCTGCCCTTCATCAGACCAGCTGCTCCGCGGGGCATGGATGGCCCGGAGGAGACTGATAGCAGGCTGTTTCGGGGTGAGAGGCCCGGGTTCCGAGAAAGAGACCCGGAAAGGGACTGGGACCGAGAGAGGGACCGGGAGAGGGACCGGGAGAGAGACCGAGGCTTTGGAGGAGGGAGGCGGCTGTTTGGtgatggagggagaggaggaggagtgggaggtGGAGGCAGTGACAGGATGGATGGAAGAGAGAGGCTGGGAGGCTGGCAGGATGATTGTGGAGATCATCGAGGAGGAGGatgggagcgagacagagacagagaccggGACCGAGACCGGGACCGGGACCGAGACCGGGACCGTGACCGTGATCGGGATCGTGATCGGGATCGAGATCGGGATCGGGATCGAGACCGAGACCGAGACCCCGACAGGGatcgggagagagacagagaacgggACAGACGGGACTGGAGAGAGAGGCGGAGCAGCCAGGAGGCCGACCGGGAACGTGGGAGGGGGAGTGAGGAGGGGGTGAGGGAGCGTGAGAGGAGTAGGGGAGAGATTGGgagcagagaaagagggagaggaacGGAAGGGAGAGGAACGGAAGGAAGAGGAACGGAAGGGAGAGGAACGGaagggagagacggagacaggccCAGGCGGTCGGAACGGCGTGAGAGGAGCACGCGATGGGACAGGGACGATCGGCTGGCGGAGTTAGAAAATATGGATAGGGTCCAGAACGCTGACAGAACAACAGAACCGCCACGCGGTACACCCACTTTAACAGCGGGGCCTGGCAAAGAGCCCAGCGAGGATCCCCCTACGGGAGTCTCTCAAAAGAAGACCGAACCATCTGCCCCCCTCCCTGAAGTAACTACTGCTGCTGCAGCAGAGCCGGCGTCCTCTGAGCCTCCACCTTCAACCCCAAATGAGCCAATAGAGATGGCACAGGAGGCCGAGTCGTAG